From Anas platyrhynchos isolate ZD024472 breed Pekin duck chromosome 38, IASCAAS_PekinDuck_T2T, whole genome shotgun sequence, one genomic window encodes:
- the LOC140001173 gene encoding carboxy-terminal kinesin 2-like, translated as MEGPGGADPTSWGVIPRAVRHLFGGARQLEHKGWQYSFSASFLEIYNEALRDLLGGDRGGELEIRHVSSASKELHVPNLRCVPVASEDEVLGLLQTAASKRSVARTALNDRSSRSHCVFQLHIQGSNASRALRCSSVLSLVDLAGSERLDKCQASGQRLRETQAINSSLATLGLVIMAISNKEPHVPYHNSKLTYLLQNSLRGNAKMLMFVNISPLEENFAESLNSLHFASKVNECMVGTAHANKK; from the exons atggaggggccggggggcgccgacCCCACAAGTTGGGGGGTGATCCCCCGCGCCGTGCGGCACCTCTTCGGGGGCGCCCGCCAGCTGGAGCACAAAGGGTGGCAG TACAGTTTCAGCGCCAGCTTCCTGGAGATCTACAACGAGGCGCTGCgggacctgctggggggggacagggggggcgAGCTGGAGATCCGCCACGTCAGCTCggccagcaaggagctgcacGTCCCCAACCTGCGCTGCGTCCCCGTGGCCTCCGAGGACGAG gtgctggggctgctgcagacgGCCGCCTCCAAGCGCTCGGTGGCGCGCACGGCGCTCAACGACCGCTCGTCCCGCAGCCACTGCGTCTTCCAGCTCCACATCCAGGGCTCCAACGCCTCCCGCGCCCTCCGCTGCAGCT CGGTGCTGAGCCTGGTGGACCTGGCGGGCAGCGAGCGCTTGGATAAATGCCAAGCCAGCGGGCAGCGGCTGCGCGAGACCCAAGCCATCAACAGCAGCCTGGCCACGCTGGGGCTGGTCATCATGGCCATCTCCAACAAG GAGCCGCACGTGCCATACCACAACAGCAAGCTGACCTACCTGCTGCAAAACTCGCTGAGGGGCAACGCCAAAAT GCTCATGTTCGTCAACATCTCGCCGCTGGAGGAGAACTTCGCCGAGTCACTCAACTCCCTGCACTTTGCCAGCAAG GTGAACGAGTGCATGGTGGGCACGGCCCACGCCAACAAGAAGTAG